TCTACTTAAAATAAGTTGAGTTGTCTTTTCACTAGAGTTTTGCCACTCATCCATTATCACAATAGCTGAACTCAATGTTCTACCTCTTGCTTCCCCTGGCCATAATGTTTCAATACAATATTTTGATGTAAGTTCAGAGATTTTTGATTCTATTGATTCTTTGTTTTCTCTATTTTCATTTTTTTTCAACTGTTTTTTTGCAACAAACTCTAAAGTATCTGAAAGTGCCATATTATATATTCTAAACTTCTCATCATTTCCAGCAAGATAACCTATATCTGCACCTTTATCAAGTGACTCAATAGAGTTTCTAACATATACTATTTTGTCATATAATCCTAAATCAATAAGTCTCATAGCTGAAACAATAGACATCAATGTTTTACCACTTCCAGCCTTTGCATCAATAACCAATAAATCAAACATATTAGATAGTATTGCTTTCATAAATAGTTTTTGTTTTAGGTTTACTGGTTTTATATTTAAAGCTTTGAAATCAGATTCTGTTAGTAGATTTATTTTTTCATTTATTATTAGTGCATATGCTTTATTCCCATCACTGCTTTCAAAACAGTATGAAAAATTTTCTTGAGTATATTCACTATCAAAGTTTAAAATATCTGATTGTTCTAGGCTATTAAATAGTGAAGAATCAAGTGTTATATTTTTTAGAAACTCAAACTTTGGAACTGTTGATTTGTCATCATGCAGAGTTTCTGCTTTGATTCCTTTAAATAGTGCAAAAGTTCTTGCATAAACATCAAGTGATAAGAATATAGTTTGAGCACCTTT
This genomic window from Arcobacter sp. CECT 8986 contains:
- a CDS encoding PhoH family protein — translated: MKEKIYVLDTNIILQNIQNLNRISDNKTNKIVIPETVLLELEDKKKLTNELGFYAREFARLLANMKIKEVDYKPGYKVVKLFNDSLNLNIISKDIYEAKIEQVHISESNDKRIIEVAVIAQEYYKGAQTIFLSLDVYARTFALFKGIKAETLHDDKSTVPKFEFLKNITLDSSLFNSLEQSDILNFDSEYTQENFSYCFESSDGNKAYALIINEKINLLTESDFKALNIKPVNLKQKLFMKAILSNMFDLLVIDAKAGSGKTLMSIVSAMRLIDLGLYDKIVYVRNSIESLDKGADIGYLAGNDEKFRIYNMALSDTLEFVAKKQLKKNENRENKESIESKISELTSKYCIETLWPGEARGRTLSSAIVIMDEWQNSSEKTTQLILSRLDESCMAIVIGSNRQIDNLYLNKYNNGLTTLLKQTNEKHDEINMFAIELEKAVRGKFAEFTERIFENKKNRE